The following are from one region of the Dreissena polymorpha isolate Duluth1 chromosome 2, UMN_Dpol_1.0, whole genome shotgun sequence genome:
- the LOC127868788 gene encoding uncharacterized protein LOC127868788, which translates to MPSTQMSDQLPPTQQPSQLPPTGNRKRRRPSGEPHNQPSQNLPGLSQQPHQLPSTQMSTSCLPPNSPASCLPLPAINPASCLQTNSLASNLPTSCLTAINRTSCLIATNRTSCLTATNQTSCLTATNWTSCLTATNRTSCLTATNRTSCLTATNRTRCLTATNRTSCLTATNRTSCLTATNWTSCLSANNQATRCSLYDSLQQASQIWLFNRIK; encoded by the exons ATGCCTTCCACCCAAATGTCGGACCAGCTGCCTCCCACCCAACAGCCCAGCCAGCTGCCTCCCACAGGCAACCGGAAAAGACGCCGTCCATCAGGAGAACCACACAACCAGCCCAGCCAAAACCTACCTGGCCTCAGCCAACAACCCCACCAGCTGCCTTCCACCCAAATGTCGACCAGCTGCCTCCCACCCAACAGCCCGGCCAGCTGCCTTCCACTTCCAGCCATCAACCCAGCCAGTTGTCTCCAAACTAACAGCCTGGCCAGTAACCTCCCAACCAGCTGCCTCACAGCCATCAACCGGACCAGCTGCCTCATAGCCACCAACAGGACCAGCTGCCTCACAGCCACCAACCAGACCAGCTGCCTCACAGCCACCAACTGGACCAGCTGCCTCACAGCCACCAACCGGACCAGCTGCCTCACAGCCACCAACCGGACCAGCTGCCTCACAGCCACCAACCGGACCAGGTGCCTCACAGCCACCAACCGGACCAGCTGCCTCACAGCCACCAACCGGACCAGCTGCCTCACAGCCACCAACTGGACCAGCTGCCTCTCTGCCAACAACCAGGCCACCAGATGCAGCCTATACGACAGCCTGCAGCAAGCCAGCCAGATATGGCTGTTCAATCGG atcaaatga